The genomic segment TTACCCGAGCCACCCGATAATAAAATTAATTGCATATTATTACTATCTAAATCGTTTATTGTTCATACTTGAGATTTCACAAATTAACAGTGAGAGACTGCATCACATCAGGAGTTTACCCCCAGTACCAACAGGTCTCAAAGAAGATTCATCCGTGATAATCCGGCTGCAAAAGTACGTTTTTCTTTTGAGACCACCAAGCAATTTCTAAAAAAACTACCTATTTCATATAAAAATACCTAGATATACGCAAGAAAGTAAAAAGGAAGAAAAAACATCATTTAAACAGATTAAAAACAAGAAAAGCTGGTTCAAGCTGGTTCATGTTGGTCTATTTCGATATTTTTTTGCTGATTTATTTCCGATTTTCAACTATTATTATTACCTTTGCGACCAAATATCATTTAAGCATACCTCAAACAACTTAAAGATATATAAATAACTAGGAGTATAATAAACATAAGCAAATGACGAACAAGCATTATAAAGGAAATGAAATGATAAGGAGACTGGTGATAGGTGCCGATTTCGTTATTCTCAACATCGTACTGTTGTTCTATACCCAATATGGTCAAGAACTCATACCCGCGTATTTCGACAAAGCAACAAAGATCACCTTTTTTGTTGCCAATGCTGCCTTGTTCCTAGGCGAATACTTCTATTCCACCATCATTCATGTCAGAAAGATCGGGTTCCTGCAGGTTACAAGGCGTACTTTTTATCTGGCTGCAGCAACAACATTTTGTTTCTTTACCTTCTCAAGACTACTCGGTCACGGGGGAAAGATGTTCTCCTTCAGCATTATCTTCGGCATAACATTCTATCTGTCTCTCATCATAAGCCGACTCTGCGAGCTCAAATTACTAAAGTATTTCCGCTCTAAGGGCCGCAACTCACGCACCGTCGTCTTTGTAGGTAACGATCCTGCCGTGAGCGAGATGTACAAGACGATGACAGAAGATCCCTCGGCAGGTTATATCGTAAAAGGATATTATGCAGATGAAGACATCACTGATAATCCGGAAGGGTTGAAAAGAATAGGAAACATGAAACAGCTCAAAGAGATTATCTCTTCTACCATGAATGATACCATCAATGGTGAACCTTCCAATATTGACGAGGTTTTCTGCTGCCTGTCGCATAAAGATCCTGAGATCATCAACATCATACACTTCTGTGATAAAAATGTGATACACTTCTACTACCTGCCACGTGTGTTTGGTGAGTACAAATTGCATCTTGATGCCCAGAATTTCATGGGAAGGACGGTATATTCAAACCGCATAGAACCCCTAACAAGCACGTCAAACCGCATTATCAAGCGTAGCTTTGACATCGTGGTGAGCGGGCTTGCATGTTTGTGCATTCTACCATTCATTCCATTCATAGCTCTCATCATCAAGATTCAGAGTCCTGGTCCAATTTTCTTCAAACAGGCAAGAACGGGTCTGAATGGTGATACCTTCTACTGTCTTAAATTCCGTTCCATGCATGTAAACAAGGATGCAGACAAGGCACAGGCAACAAAGAACGACCCACGTAAATTTGCTTTCGGCAACTTTATGAGAAAGACGAACATAGATGAGTTTCCTCAATTCTTCAATGTTCTTAAGGGAGACATGAGTATTGTGGGTCCGCGCCCTCACATGCTGCATCATACAGAGGTATATGGAAGCCTGATAGATAAGTATATGGTTCGCCACTTCTCCAAGCCGGGTATCACAGGTTGGGCTCAGGTTACCGGGTTCCGTGGTGAGACCAAGGAGCTCTGGCAGATGGAGGAACGTATCCGCCGTGATATCTGGTATATAGAGAACTGGTCGTTCTGGCTTGATATCAAGATTATCTTCATGACAGCCAAGAGCATTATCTGCCCTGACAAGAATGCTTATTAGGAGTATATAAAAAGAAAAAGAGGATGTGCCATAAGTTTGGAAAATAGTTGGCGCATAACAGTTGGCCACCGCATGCACATCAGCTGTTGTGCATGCGCATATCAGCTGTTATGCAAGCGCACAACAGCTGTTGTGCGACCGGAGATACTAACTGTCACAACAACATATACTAACTTTTCCACCAACATATACTAGATATACTAGCTCTTTCAACAACATATACTAGCTCTTCCAACAACATATCCTAGCTCTTCCAACAACATATTCTAGCTCTTCCAACAACATATCCTAGCTCTTTCAACAACATATCCTAGTTTTTCCAACAACAAGAAGAGGGTGTATCATTAACTTATGACACACCCTCTTTTTAGGTATTCTCTTTACTTATTACTTAGATTACTTAGACGGAAGCCTGTTGAGCCAACAGGTAAGGTCATTCAACATTTGGTCGTGATACGGGAAGCCATGAGCGGCATCGCGGAACCCCCATCCATGTCCGGCAGTCGGATAGATGTGCATGGTACACTCGTTGCCCGCCTTGCTCATGGCAGAATAATAGGCTACGCCATTGGTTACAGGAGGAACAACCTTATCATCAAAAGACATCAGTATGATGGC from the Segatella copri genome contains:
- a CDS encoding undecaprenyl-phosphate glucose phosphotransferase produces the protein MTNKHYKGNEMIRRLVIGADFVILNIVLLFYTQYGQELIPAYFDKATKITFFVANAALFLGEYFYSTIIHVRKIGFLQVTRRTFYLAAATTFCFFTFSRLLGHGGKMFSFSIIFGITFYLSLIISRLCELKLLKYFRSKGRNSRTVVFVGNDPAVSEMYKTMTEDPSAGYIVKGYYADEDITDNPEGLKRIGNMKQLKEIISSTMNDTINGEPSNIDEVFCCLSHKDPEIINIIHFCDKNVIHFYYLPRVFGEYKLHLDAQNFMGRTVYSNRIEPLTSTSNRIIKRSFDIVVSGLACLCILPFIPFIALIIKIQSPGPIFFKQARTGLNGDTFYCLKFRSMHVNKDADKAQATKNDPRKFAFGNFMRKTNIDEFPQFFNVLKGDMSIVGPRPHMLHHTEVYGSLIDKYMVRHFSKPGITGWAQVTGFRGETKELWQMEERIRRDIWYIENWSFWLDIKIIFMTAKSIICPDKNAY